From a single Sorghum bicolor cultivar BTx623 chromosome 5, Sorghum_bicolor_NCBIv3, whole genome shotgun sequence genomic region:
- the LOC8071812 gene encoding ATP-dependent (S)-NAD(P)H-hydrate dehydratase, translating into MSRPTGACPHAWRHQQQPLRGRMWAASPAFRRQLVLLRSLLPSPPAPSSVAGFPPSCPSCSSFLRVRTNHAMAASAGTVYEADAEAVVRRITPPLDRARHKGQAGKIAVIGGCREYTGAPYFAAISALKVGADLSHVFCTKDAATVIKSYSPELIVHPILEESYSVRDDERASVSSKILTEVGKWMERFDCIVVGPGLGRDSFLLDCVSNIMRHARQANIPTVVDGDGLFLVTNNLSLVEGNPLAILTPNVYEYKRLVQKVLNCDVDEETASEQLITLCQKIGDVTIMQKGKADVISDGKTVTQVSTFGSPRRCGGQGDILSGSVAVFASWARHFVLTNEQPTEKRVNPMTLGCIAGSLLLRKAASHAFEKNKRSTVTSDIIEFLGKSLEDICPAEH; encoded by the exons ATGAGCCGGCCCACCGGCGCGTGCCCTCACGCGTGGCGACaccagcagcagccgctccggGGGCGCATGTGGGCCGCCTCCCCGGCATTCCGCAGGCAGCTCGTCCTGCTCCGCTCCCTCCTCCCTTCCCCGCCTGCCCCCTCCTCCGTCGCCGGCTTTCCCCCATCCTGCCCCTCGTGCTCCAGCTTCCTCCGGGTCCGGACCAACCACGCGATGGCGGCGTCCGCCGGGACGGTGTACGAGGCGGACGCGGAGGCCGTCGTGCGCCGGATCACGCCGCCACTCGACCGCGCCAGGCACAAGGGCCAGGCAG GGAAGATAGCAGTAATCGGAGGATGTCGTGAGTACACTGGTGCTCCTTATTTTGCCGCTATCTCTGCCTTGAAAGTT GGTGCAGATCTTTCACATGTTTTCTGCACAAAAGATGCTGCTACAGTAATTAAGAGCTATAGCCCTGAACTAATTGTACATCCAATATTAGAAGAATCTTACAGTGTAAG GGATGATGAACGAGCATCTGTTTCTTCTAAGATTCTTACTGAAGTTGGAAAATGGATGGAGCGCTTTGATTGCATTGTTGTTGGTCCTGGCCTTGGAAGGGACTCATTTCTTCTG GATTGTGTGAGTAATATCATGAGGCATGCACGGCAGGCTAATATTCCAACTGTTGTGGATGGG GATGGCCTGTTTCTTGTAACCAATAACCTTAGTCTTGTTGAAGGAAACCCTCTTGCCATTTTAACACCAAATGTCTATGAGTACAAGCGTCTTGTTCAGAAGGTTCTTAACTGTGATGTAGATGAGGAAACTGCTTCTGAGCAGCTAATCACACTTTGCCAAAA aATTGGTGATGTAACAATAATGCAGAAAGGAAAAGCTGATGTCATCAGTGATGGTAAAACAG TTACGCAAGTGAGTACTTTTGGTTCCCCAAgacgatgtggtggtcaagGTGACATCCTTTCTGGAAG TGTGGCTGTATTTGCATCGTGGGCACGACACTTTGTCTTGACAAATGAACAACCTACAGAGAAAAG AGTTAATCCTATGACCCTTGGGTGCATAGCTGGCTCTCTTCTACTCAGGAAAGCTGCATCACATGCTTTTGAGAAGAACAAGAGATCAACTGTCACCTCTGATATCATTGAGTTCTTGGGCAAAAG CTTGGAAGATATCTGCCCTGCCGAGCACTAG